One stretch of Paenibacillus sp. FSL R5-0341 DNA includes these proteins:
- a CDS encoding ABC transporter ATP-binding protein, with product MIKLLFYLKKYRVAAIAALVMMLIELAVELAQPYLISKIIDNGIQQGDLSVVWLWGGVLVGSAVVAFAAGIASSFFASHASLGFGYDLREKLYEKVQTFSYAVFNRFATSSLITRLTGDVTQVQDTVFMSLRFMTRVPLVVIGSMIMAVIVNPRLGLLLVVMVPVLLVVVVWMIKKAALLFRNVQRRLDAVNGVIQENLTGIRLIRVFVRMGHEIERFAGFSGKLMKGTISALRLTETTMPFMLLMMNGCIIAVLWFGRVDIASGNATVGEVVAVINYLLRTIGAMSALSWILVTFSRASASAQRLNEVFNTEDTSETEQTKALSASAPSAGSMKSSHFPQSSYSAKKQRTVQGAVEFRSVGFSYPNSEITVLDNITFTAKAGERIAIMGATGSGKSSLVQLIPRLYTEDQGKVRIDGTDAAELDLSMLRGAIGYVPQEVILFTGSVRENIAWGREDATLDEIVEAAKRAQIHETIENLPNGYDTLLGQRGVNLSGGQKQRLSIARALVRRPRILILDDSTSALDVATEGRLLDALEELSCTTFIITQKISSTTSADLILLLDDGQLIGQGKHEDLMESSELYRRIHESQYGEGAQHVQSIH from the coding sequence ATGATCAAGCTGTTGTTCTACTTGAAGAAGTACCGAGTTGCCGCGATTGCAGCCTTGGTCATGATGTTAATCGAGCTCGCCGTGGAGCTGGCGCAGCCTTATCTGATCTCCAAGATCATCGATAACGGGATTCAGCAGGGAGACTTATCTGTCGTTTGGTTATGGGGCGGTGTGCTCGTAGGCAGTGCTGTTGTAGCTTTTGCTGCCGGAATTGCGAGTTCGTTCTTTGCATCCCATGCAAGTTTGGGGTTCGGATACGATCTGCGGGAGAAGCTGTATGAGAAAGTGCAAACGTTCTCTTATGCGGTCTTCAACCGGTTCGCGACATCGTCCCTGATTACGAGATTAACGGGGGATGTGACCCAGGTTCAGGATACGGTCTTCATGAGTCTGCGCTTCATGACACGTGTACCGCTGGTGGTCATTGGTAGCATGATTATGGCAGTAATCGTAAATCCAAGATTGGGTCTGCTGTTGGTTGTCATGGTGCCTGTACTGCTCGTCGTTGTGGTGTGGATGATCAAAAAGGCAGCGCTGCTGTTCCGCAATGTGCAGCGCAGACTGGATGCCGTCAACGGAGTCATCCAGGAGAATCTCACAGGCATCCGGCTGATCCGTGTCTTCGTACGGATGGGCCATGAGATTGAACGCTTTGCCGGATTCAGCGGCAAGCTGATGAAAGGCACGATCTCCGCGCTACGTCTGACGGAGACCACGATGCCGTTCATGCTGCTCATGATGAACGGTTGTATCATCGCCGTGCTGTGGTTTGGGCGAGTAGACATCGCCTCTGGTAATGCGACCGTGGGTGAAGTGGTCGCCGTGATTAACTACCTGCTTCGCACGATTGGTGCCATGTCTGCATTGTCGTGGATTCTGGTAACCTTCTCCAGAGCAAGTGCTTCGGCGCAACGGCTGAATGAAGTATTCAATACGGAGGACACGTCGGAGACTGAACAGACAAAGGCATTATCAGCGTCTGCACCATCTGCTGGATCTATGAAATCTTCACATTTTCCGCAATCTTCATATTCAGCGAAGAAACAGCGCACGGTACAGGGAGCGGTTGAATTCCGCAGTGTAGGCTTCAGTTATCCGAATAGTGAAATTACAGTACTGGATAACATCACATTCACTGCAAAAGCAGGGGAGCGCATTGCCATTATGGGAGCAACAGGCTCAGGCAAGTCTTCATTGGTGCAGCTCATTCCACGCTTATACACAGAGGATCAAGGAAAGGTACGGATTGATGGTACCGATGCAGCAGAGCTGGATCTGTCCATGCTGCGTGGTGCGATTGGTTATGTGCCGCAAGAGGTCATCCTGTTTACCGGTTCCGTGCGGGAGAATATTGCCTGGGGTCGGGAAGATGCTACCTTAGATGAGATCGTGGAAGCGGCGAAGCGCGCCCAGATCCATGAAACGATTGAGAATTTACCAAACGGTTATGATACATTGCTGGGTCAACGGGGAGTTAATCTCTCAGGTGGACAGAAGCAGCGACTTTCTATTGCACGAGCACTGGTACGTAGGCCGAGAATTCTGATTTTGGACGATAGCACGAGTGCACTGGATGTGGCTACAGAAGGCAGACTGCTGGATGCACTGGAAGAATTGTCGTGTACCACGTTTATCATCACTCAGAAGATCAGTTCGACCACTTCGGCGGACCTGATTCTGCTACTCGATGATGGACAACTCATTGGACAGGGAAAACATGAAGACCTGATGGAATCGTCAGAGCTGTATCGTCGAATTCATGAATCACAATACGGGGAGGGCGCACAGCATGTTCAAAGCATTCATTGA
- a CDS encoding ABC transporter ATP-binding protein, whose amino-acid sequence MFKAFIEPFRQPPPPIDPETLRSGGGRKPKARAKNWSGTLGRIWTYLARRKVKLSMVLLMVFASSALALLGPYMVGVAVDDFIAGEAGSSWTRFLIGLTVVYVLFSLTSWLQNIWMIEIAQETVYRMRYDLFSHLHKLPIPFFGKRQQGEIMSRVTNDIENVSGTLNSSAIQIFSSVLTLLGTFGVMLWLSPLLTLLTFIVVPLMAIGMRWITRRTGPLFKERQRNLGELNGYIEETLSGQRIIKAFSQEERVIRGFEERNTRIRISGFWAQTISGFIPKLMNGLNNLSFAIVAGIGGILAIQGSVTVGVIIIFVEYARQFTRPLNDLANQWNTLLSAIAGAERVFEVLDEDEEAKDEGAAISLEKVEGAVRFDKVSFGYDEGRNILHDISFEAKPGEMIALVGPTGAGKTTLIQLLSRFYDPTGGTLTVDGRDMTTIRRENLRSHMAFVLQDSFLFQGTIRENIRFGRLDATDEEVEAASRLANAHSFIVRMKDGYDKVLQADGSGISQGQKQLLAIARAILADPSILVLDEATSSIDTVTEIKIQEGLQRLMQGRTSFVIAHRLNTIRQADRILVLKDGHLLEQGSHDALLEQGGFYSELYYSQLRKKAQ is encoded by the coding sequence ATGTTCAAAGCATTCATTGAGCCTTTCCGTCAGCCACCGCCGCCAATTGATCCTGAGACGCTACGGTCAGGTGGTGGCCGCAAACCCAAGGCACGAGCGAAGAACTGGTCAGGTACATTAGGTCGAATCTGGACCTATCTGGCAAGACGTAAGGTCAAGCTGTCCATGGTGCTTTTGATGGTATTTGCCAGCTCCGCACTCGCTTTGCTTGGCCCCTATATGGTGGGGGTGGCCGTAGATGATTTCATCGCGGGTGAAGCCGGCTCAAGCTGGACCCGGTTTCTGATTGGATTAACGGTAGTTTATGTCTTATTCTCGCTCACATCCTGGCTCCAGAACATATGGATGATTGAAATTGCACAGGAAACGGTGTACCGCATGCGGTATGATCTATTCTCCCATCTGCACAAATTGCCGATTCCATTCTTCGGTAAACGCCAGCAGGGTGAGATTATGAGTCGGGTGACCAATGATATCGAAAATGTTAGTGGTACGCTGAACAGCTCGGCGATCCAGATTTTTTCGAGTGTGTTAACACTGCTCGGGACATTTGGCGTTATGCTGTGGCTCAGCCCACTGCTGACCCTGCTTACCTTTATCGTCGTGCCTTTGATGGCCATCGGCATGCGTTGGATTACGCGCAGAACCGGACCGCTCTTCAAGGAGCGACAACGCAACCTCGGTGAACTTAACGGTTATATCGAGGAGACATTATCCGGGCAGCGGATCATTAAGGCATTCTCCCAAGAGGAGCGGGTGATTCGTGGGTTTGAGGAACGCAATACCCGCATCCGGATTTCCGGTTTCTGGGCTCAGACGATCTCTGGTTTTATCCCGAAACTGATGAATGGATTGAATAACCTGAGCTTTGCGATTGTAGCGGGCATCGGTGGTATTCTGGCGATTCAGGGTTCGGTTACGGTCGGGGTGATTATAATCTTTGTGGAATATGCTCGCCAATTCACTCGTCCCCTCAATGATCTGGCGAACCAGTGGAATACGCTATTGTCCGCGATTGCCGGTGCTGAGCGTGTATTCGAGGTGCTGGACGAAGATGAGGAAGCAAAGGATGAAGGGGCGGCAATATCTCTGGAAAAGGTGGAGGGAGCGGTTCGTTTCGACAAAGTATCCTTTGGATACGATGAAGGACGTAACATTTTGCATGACATCAGCTTTGAAGCCAAACCGGGTGAGATGATTGCTCTTGTAGGGCCGACCGGAGCGGGGAAAACGACATTGATTCAGTTGTTATCCCGTTTCTATGATCCAACGGGTGGCACATTAACCGTAGATGGGCGCGATATGACCACCATTCGGCGTGAGAATCTGCGGTCCCATATGGCATTTGTGCTTCAGGATTCATTTCTGTTTCAGGGTACGATCCGGGAAAATATTCGGTTTGGCCGTCTGGACGCGACGGATGAAGAGGTGGAAGCAGCCTCACGGCTGGCGAATGCCCATTCCTTCATCGTGCGCATGAAGGATGGGTATGACAAAGTGCTGCAAGCCGACGGAAGTGGCATTAGTCAGGGACAGAAGCAGCTGCTCGCCATTGCCCGGGCAATTCTGGCCGACCCATCCATACTCGTACTGGACGAGGCGACCAGTAGTATTGATACCGTCACAGAGATCAAAATCCAGGAAGGGCTACAACGTCTGATGCAGGGACGAACGAGCTTTGTCATTGCCCACAGGCTCAACACGATTCGCCAGGCTGATCGGATTTTGGTACTGAAGGATGGTCATCTGTTGGAGCAAGGCTCGCATGATGCGTTGTTGGAACAAGGTGGTTTCTACAGCGAGCTGTATTACAGTCAGTTGCGTAAGAAAGCGCAGTAG
- a CDS encoding bifunctional UDP-sugar hydrolase/5'-nucleotidase: protein MTSINHTASFDILFTSDLHGAIRPIHYNTNAYRPAGFALLASLIRKERERSPELMLVDNGDLLQGSPLASYAASQISTNEVHPFITVLNELGYDAAVMGNHEFNYGQTLLRGAVEASNFPWLSANIVKDEHPDVPAYGPPYLIKTLSSGVKVALMGATTHYIPNWEHPKNIEGLQFLDALETIRTWVSYIREHEQPDVMVVSYHGGFESDLETGEPTERLTGENQGYAICRDIEGIDVLLTGHQHRQLTANIHGVTVIQPGFSGNGAGHVSVQLEQSSGGKWQITDKKARLLLLDEHSEVKPDATVLKLTDEVEIEAQAWLDHPIGEVAGDLSITNATSLRLKAHPFIAFVHQVQMEATGAELSNTAMLSEEACGFGRHITVRDVLSNFIYPNTLTVLELSGQDIREALEQTARYFEVNASGEVAVNPAYMEPKPQHYNYDMWAGMEYELDISQPVGSRVVKLEHEGKPMEMNGMYSVVMNSYRAAGGGDYAMYPGKKVLHEGATDMAALVEDYIRRHQPLTVEQADNWKVIGS, encoded by the coding sequence ATGACATCCATAAACCATACGGCAAGCTTCGACATCCTATTCACCAGTGATCTGCACGGGGCCATCCGTCCCATTCACTACAACACCAATGCATACCGCCCGGCTGGATTTGCCCTGCTCGCTTCCCTGATTCGTAAGGAACGGGAACGCTCACCTGAATTGATGCTGGTGGATAATGGGGATCTGCTGCAAGGATCACCCTTGGCCTCATATGCTGCTTCACAGATTTCCACAAACGAAGTGCATCCTTTCATTACAGTACTTAATGAACTGGGTTATGATGCAGCGGTGATGGGCAATCACGAATTCAACTATGGTCAGACCTTATTACGCGGAGCCGTTGAGGCTTCCAACTTCCCTTGGCTGTCTGCCAATATTGTAAAAGATGAGCATCCGGACGTACCTGCTTACGGTCCTCCGTATCTAATTAAAACCTTGTCTTCTGGCGTCAAAGTAGCCCTAATGGGCGCAACCACGCATTACATACCGAACTGGGAGCACCCGAAGAATATTGAGGGTTTACAGTTCCTTGATGCCTTAGAGACCATCCGTACGTGGGTTAGCTATATACGCGAGCATGAACAACCAGATGTAATGGTTGTGAGTTATCATGGCGGATTTGAGAGTGATCTGGAGACAGGAGAGCCTACCGAACGGTTAACTGGAGAAAATCAAGGCTATGCCATCTGCCGGGACATCGAAGGCATTGATGTGCTGCTTACCGGACATCAACATCGACAGCTTACCGCTAATATTCATGGCGTAACCGTCATTCAGCCAGGATTCAGTGGCAATGGTGCCGGGCATGTATCCGTTCAGTTGGAACAATCATCGGGCGGGAAGTGGCAGATTACAGATAAGAAGGCTCGGTTGTTACTTCTGGATGAACATAGTGAAGTCAAGCCAGATGCTACGGTCTTGAAACTTACGGATGAGGTAGAAATTGAGGCCCAAGCATGGCTTGATCACCCCATTGGCGAGGTGGCCGGGGATCTGTCCATCACCAATGCTACGTCCCTGCGGCTCAAGGCACATCCGTTCATTGCTTTTGTACATCAAGTGCAGATGGAAGCGACCGGGGCTGAGCTGTCCAATACCGCCATGCTGAGTGAAGAAGCTTGTGGATTCGGGCGCCATATCACCGTTCGGGACGTGTTATCTAACTTCATCTATCCCAACACGCTGACGGTGCTGGAGTTGAGTGGTCAGGATATCCGGGAGGCACTGGAACAAACGGCACGTTACTTTGAAGTGAATGCTTCTGGTGAGGTGGCAGTCAATCCGGCTTATATGGAGCCCAAACCCCAACATTATAATTACGATATGTGGGCTGGCATGGAATACGAGCTGGATATCTCCCAACCTGTAGGCAGTCGAGTTGTGAAGTTGGAACATGAAGGCAAGCCAATGGAAATGAATGGCATGTACTCTGTGGTGATGAACAGCTACCGCGCTGCTGGCGGCGGGGATTATGCGATGTATCCAGGTAAAAAGGTACTGCACGAAGGTGCCACGGATATGGCCGCACTGGTGGAGGATTACATCCGCAGACATCAACCGTTAACGGTTGAACAGGCGGATAACTGGAAAGTCATTGGAAGTTAA